Proteins from a single region of Geminocystis sp. M7585_C2015_104:
- the clpP gene encoding ATP-dependent Clp endopeptidase proteolytic subunit ClpP produces MIPTVIENLGRGERAFDIYSRLLRERIVFLGEEVTDELANSIVAQLLLLEAEDPDKDIYLYINSPGGSVSAGLGIYDTMNQIKPDVCTICVGLAASMGAFLLSAGAKGKRMSLPNARIMIHQPLGGARGQAADIEIQAKEILYLKKQLNHYLAAHTGQPLEKIEEDTERDFFMSAEEAKEYGLIDVVITRTPKQQKS; encoded by the coding sequence ATGATACCAACTGTAATTGAAAATTTGGGGCGTGGGGAGCGCGCCTTTGACATATACTCCCGTTTATTGCGGGAGAGGATAGTATTTCTGGGGGAAGAGGTTACCGATGAACTGGCAAATTCCATAGTCGCCCAACTGCTACTATTAGAAGCAGAGGATCCGGACAAGGATATTTACCTTTACATCAACTCCCCCGGAGGGTCAGTTTCTGCGGGGTTGGGCATATATGATACCATGAATCAAATTAAACCAGATGTTTGTACTATATGTGTAGGTCTGGCCGCTAGCATGGGGGCATTCCTACTGAGTGCAGGGGCGAAGGGAAAAAGAATGAGTCTGCCCAATGCCCGCATCATGATTCACCAACCCCTAGGGGGCGCAAGAGGACAGGCGGCGGATATTGAAATCCAGGCCAAGGAGATTCTGTATCTAAAAAAACAGCTTAATCACTATTTGGCAGCACACACTGGTCAGCCCTTGGAGAAAATAGAGGAGGATACGGAAAGGGATTTCTTTATGTCTGCCGAGGAAGCCAAGGAGTACGGTTTAATTGATGTGGTAATTACAAGGACACCAAAACAACAAAAAAGTTAG